A window of the Dyadobacter pollutisoli genome harbors these coding sequences:
- a CDS encoding helix-turn-helix domain-containing protein, with product MKDRYSKEIIRFGERVREIRLYRNMIQLDLGEAIGMERSEISKIENGKKNVEFNTMVRLAEALTVELSDFFSPVFKPL from the coding sequence GTGAAAGATCGCTATTCGAAGGAAATCATCCGATTTGGGGAACGCGTCAGAGAAATTCGGCTTTATCGCAATATGATACAGCTTGATTTGGGCGAAGCTATCGGTATGGAGAGAAGCGAAATCAGCAAAATTGAAAACGGAAAGAAAAATGTCGAATTCAACACAATGGTGCGCTTGGCAGAAGCGCTCACAGTCGAGCTAAGTGATTTTTTTAGCCCCGTCTTCAAACCTTTGTAA